In Cloacibacterium caeni, a single window of DNA contains:
- the fabG gene encoding 3-oxoacyl-[acyl-carrier-protein] reductase, with protein MKLLEGKVALITGGTRGIGKGIVEVFAAQGAKVAFTYAGSVEKAQELEKSLSSVTQIKGYQSDASDHEAAQKLVDDVMAEFGKIDILINNAGITRDNLMLRMSKEDWDTIIKVNLDSVFNLTKAVIKPMMKARSGSIINMTSVVGVKGNAGQANYAASKAGVIGFTKSVALELGSRNIRCNAIAPGFIETEMTAVLDEKTVQGWRDAIPLKRGGTPEDVANACVFFGSEMSAYVTGQVMNVDGGMLT; from the coding sequence ATGAAACTACTTGAAGGAAAGGTGGCTCTTATCACAGGAGGAACTCGCGGAATCGGAAAAGGAATTGTAGAAGTTTTTGCAGCACAAGGTGCGAAAGTGGCTTTTACTTATGCAGGTTCTGTAGAAAAAGCACAGGAATTAGAAAAATCATTAAGTTCTGTTACCCAAATCAAAGGTTATCAATCAGATGCTTCAGACCATGAAGCAGCTCAGAAATTGGTAGATGATGTAATGGCAGAATTTGGAAAAATCGATATTTTAATCAATAACGCAGGAATTACAAGAGATAATTTGATGCTCAGAATGTCAAAAGAAGATTGGGATACGATTATCAAAGTAAATCTAGATTCTGTTTTCAACTTGACCAAAGCGGTAATTAAACCCATGATGAAGGCAAGAAGCGGTTCTATTATTAACATGACTTCTGTAGTTGGTGTAAAAGGAAACGCAGGACAAGCGAATTATGCAGCTTCTAAAGCTGGGGTAATTGGTTTTACAAAATCTGTAGCTTTGGAATTGGGTTCTAGAAATATCAGATGTAATGCAATTGCGCCAGGATTTATAGAAACTGAAATGACGGCTGTTTTAGACGAGAAAACCGTACAAGGTTGGAGAGATGCTATTCCTTTAAAACGTGGCGGAACTCCAGAAGATGTAGCAAATGCTTGTGTTTTCTTCGGAAGCGAAATGTCTGCTTATGTTACAGGTCAAGTCATGAATGTAGATGGTGGAATGCTTACTTAA
- a CDS encoding 5'-methylthioadenosine/S-adenosylhomocysteine nucleosidase, with protein MIEININGTVYQNPLLVFALEVEAQEEFNDFQKIFTGVGKINAAYHLFKGIEKYNPDIIINLGTAGSTAFNKGNVVCCTQFIQRDMDVMALGFQKFETPFANGEIILEHGISLEDVPSGICGSGDQFEMEHYNTEYNVIEMEAFALAKVCKEEKLPFLCLKYISDGADGNAVDDWSTEVKKAAQKLRETLLK; from the coding sequence ATGATAGAAATAAATATTAACGGAACTGTTTACCAAAATCCACTTCTGGTTTTTGCTTTAGAAGTAGAAGCGCAAGAAGAGTTTAATGATTTTCAGAAAATTTTTACTGGAGTAGGGAAGATTAATGCAGCGTATCATCTTTTTAAAGGCATAGAAAAGTACAATCCCGATATTATCATTAATCTGGGAACTGCAGGAAGCACGGCTTTTAATAAGGGAAATGTGGTGTGTTGTACGCAATTTATCCAAAGAGATATGGATGTGATGGCACTCGGTTTTCAAAAATTTGAAACGCCTTTTGCAAACGGTGAGATTATTCTAGAACACGGCATCTCTTTAGAAGATGTTCCGAGTGGAATTTGCGGAAGCGGAGACCAATTCGAAATGGAACACTATAATACAGAATACAACGTGATAGAAATGGAAGCTTTTGCTTTGGCTAAAGTGTGCAAAGAAGAAAAATTACCATTTTTGTGTCTTAAATATATTTCTGATGGAGCAGATGGAAACGCAGTAGATGATTGGAGTACAGAAGTAAAAAAAGCAGCCCAAAAACTCAGAGAAACCCTTCTAAAATAG
- the guaC gene encoding GMP reductase — protein sequence MRIEYDIKLGFKDVMFRPKRSTLKSRSQVSLEREFIFRNSKKTWRGVPIIAANMDTVGTFEMVTALAEEKIITAIHKHYTLEEWSAFLENSPESIYQYIAISSGTGSSDEEKIKEIISKFPKINFICIDVANGYSEHFVNFVKKVRADFPDKTIIAGNVVTGEMVEELILAGADIIKVGIGPGSVCTTRVKTGVGYPQLSAIIECADAAHGLGGHIIGDGGCKVPGDVAKAFGGGADFVMLGGMFAGHDESGGEMVEENGKKFRLFYGMSSKTAMEKHSGGVAEYRASEGKTVKVKYKGPVAETVKDILGGVRSTCTYVGASQLKELSKRTTFIRVQEQHNEVFGNE from the coding sequence ATGCGCATAGAATATGATATAAAATTGGGCTTCAAAGACGTGATGTTTCGCCCAAAACGTTCTACTCTTAAATCTCGTTCACAAGTAAGTCTAGAAAGGGAATTTATCTTTAGAAATTCTAAAAAAACTTGGCGTGGTGTTCCCATTATCGCTGCCAATATGGATACGGTAGGAACTTTTGAAATGGTAACGGCTCTTGCAGAAGAAAAAATCATTACTGCCATTCATAAGCATTACACGCTAGAAGAATGGTCGGCATTTCTAGAAAATTCTCCAGAAAGCATTTATCAATATATCGCCATCAGCTCTGGAACTGGAAGCAGTGACGAAGAAAAAATTAAAGAAATCATCAGTAAATTTCCGAAGATCAATTTCATCTGCATCGATGTAGCCAATGGTTATTCTGAACATTTTGTGAATTTTGTGAAAAAAGTTCGCGCAGATTTTCCAGATAAAACCATCATCGCAGGAAATGTGGTGACTGGCGAAATGGTAGAAGAACTCATTTTAGCTGGTGCAGATATTATAAAAGTAGGAATTGGGCCAGGTTCTGTGTGTACTACCCGAGTAAAAACTGGAGTGGGTTATCCTCAACTTTCGGCAATTATAGAATGTGCAGATGCAGCGCATGGTTTGGGTGGACACATCATTGGTGATGGTGGTTGCAAAGTTCCGGGAGATGTAGCCAAAGCATTTGGTGGAGGCGCAGATTTCGTAATGCTAGGCGGAATGTTTGCTGGTCACGACGAAAGTGGCGGTGAAATGGTAGAAGAAAACGGCAAAAAATTCAGATTGTTCTACGGAATGAGTTCTAAAACTGCCATGGAAAAACACAGTGGCGGCGTTGCAGAATATCGCGCTTCTGAAGGGAAAACCGTAAAGGTAAAATACAAAGGACCAGTTGCGGAAACGGTGAAAGATATTTTAGGCGGAGTACGCTCTACTTGTACGTATGTTGGCGCTTCTCAACTCAAGGAATTATCGAAAAGAACCACCTTTATCAGAGTGCAAGAACAGCATAACGAAGTCTTTGGAAACGAATAG
- a CDS encoding type II toxin-antitoxin system RelE/ParE family toxin: MNYKISIEAEKDLENIWLYTLENWSIEQADYYFDLIMNEIEYLAENPKFGQDFGEVRKGYFRSRVKSHFIFYRINLKNNDIEIIRILHQQMDVDSHLNV, encoded by the coding sequence ATGAATTACAAAATTAGCATAGAAGCCGAAAAAGATTTAGAAAATATTTGGCTTTATACACTAGAAAATTGGTCTATAGAACAAGCAGATTACTATTTTGATTTAATAATGAATGAAATAGAATATCTTGCAGAAAATCCTAAATTCGGACAAGATTTCGGGGAAGTTAGAAAAGGTTATTTTCGCTCTCGTGTAAAATCCCATTTTATTTTTTACAGAATTAATCTCAAAAATAACGATATAGAAATCATACGAATCTTGCATCAACAAATGGATGTAGATTCTCATTTAAATGTTTAA
- a CDS encoding type II toxin-antitoxin system ParD family antitoxin — protein MAKNTSILLGEYFENFISEQIKSGKFSSASELIRTALRVFEHQESQKTLLINELKKGEKSGFSKDFNRDSFKEKLHKKHAE, from the coding sequence ATGGCAAAAAATACTTCTATTTTGCTCGGAGAATATTTTGAGAATTTCATTTCAGAACAAATTAAGTCTGGTAAATTTTCTTCTGCTAGTGAATTAATTAGAACAGCTTTAAGGGTTTTTGAACATCAAGAATCTCAAAAAACATTATTAATTAACGAACTAAAAAAAGGAGAAAAATCTGGCTTTTCAAAAGATTTTAATCGAGATTCTTTTAAAGAAAAGCTTCACAAAAAACATGCTGAATAG
- a CDS encoding TraB/GumN family protein, translated as MLAEILNNIMVKRHFILTFLLISSFLLSQKSIFWKISKNGNDSYILGTYHYLGKDFFKDDEIIFNALKNSKVAYSENIDSAKAFINQRNQNLVLKKLNEKEFQTIKKIVPKYVDWNKMTIKELIVTIDGKITSKFCLSEKEKLDSIKLDDYLKEYSIKNKIQLLGLESTSKTFDYLNSNIYKDYDENKLLKILEDKIQTLNSKEQNINCAILQEYRTKKHNFNFSKESQQKMLTIRNKDWINTIDKSIQENKNIFIFVGLYHLDFKDGLLELLKNRGYSVSPIELK; from the coding sequence GTGTTAGCAGAAATTTTAAACAATATTATGGTAAAAAGACATTTCATTTTAACATTCTTACTAATTTCTTCATTTTTATTGTCTCAAAAGTCAATTTTTTGGAAAATATCAAAAAATGGTAACGATAGTTATATATTGGGAACTTATCATTATTTAGGAAAGGATTTTTTTAAAGATGATGAAATTATTTTCAATGCTCTTAAAAATAGTAAGGTTGCTTATTCCGAGAATATTGATTCTGCCAAAGCGTTTATAAATCAAAGAAATCAAAATTTAGTTCTGAAAAAATTGAATGAAAAAGAATTTCAAACTATAAAAAAAATAGTTCCAAAATATGTTGATTGGAATAAAATGACAATAAAAGAACTTATTGTAACTATTGATGGAAAAATTACTTCAAAATTTTGTTTGTCAGAAAAAGAAAAACTTGATTCAATTAAACTAGATGATTATTTGAAAGAGTATTCAATAAAAAATAAAATTCAGTTACTTGGGTTAGAATCTACATCAAAAACCTTCGACTACCTAAATAGCAATATTTATAAAGATTACGATGAGAACAAACTTTTAAAAATACTTGAAGATAAAATTCAAACATTAAATTCTAAAGAACAAAATATTAATTGCGCAATTTTACAGGAATATAGAACTAAAAAACACAATTTTAATTTTTCAAAAGAAAGTCAACAAAAAATGCTAACAATAAGAAATAAAGATTGGATTAATACTATAGACAAATCAATTCAAGAAAATAAAAATATATTCATTTTCGTTGGACTTTATCATTTAGATTTTAAAGATGGATTATTGGAACTACTAAAAAATAGAGGATATTCTGTATCACCAATTGAACTAAAATAA
- the surE gene encoding 5'/3'-nucleotidase SurE, with amino-acid sequence MKKPLILVTNDDGITAPGIRNLVNFMNEIGEVVVVAPNSPQSGKGHAITINSTLTFEEINLEGPQRDYSLSGTPVDCVKFALDKVLTRKPDLVVSGINHGANSSINVIYSGTMSAAVEAGVEGLQSIGFSLLDFAWDADFSQCKDYIQNIVKKVLENPLPKGIVLNVNIPKLKKEEIKGIKVCRQAQAKWEESFDERVNPHGKKYYWLTGYFNNQDEGKDADENALADGYISVVPVKFDLTAHEYLQELGEVLNS; translated from the coding sequence ATGAAAAAACCTTTGATATTAGTTACCAATGATGACGGAATTACCGCACCAGGAATTAGAAATCTGGTAAACTTTATGAACGAAATAGGCGAAGTTGTGGTTGTAGCACCCAATTCTCCACAATCTGGAAAAGGACATGCCATTACCATCAATTCTACCCTTACTTTCGAAGAAATCAATTTAGAAGGACCTCAGCGTGATTATTCACTGAGCGGAACTCCTGTAGATTGTGTAAAATTTGCTCTAGATAAAGTCTTGACCAGAAAACCAGATTTAGTGGTTTCGGGAATTAATCACGGTGCCAATTCTTCGATTAATGTCATTTATTCTGGTACCATGTCTGCCGCAGTAGAAGCAGGTGTAGAAGGTTTACAGTCTATAGGATTTTCTCTGCTGGATTTTGCGTGGGATGCAGATTTCTCACAATGCAAAGACTATATTCAAAATATCGTAAAAAAAGTTTTAGAAAATCCATTGCCAAAAGGAATTGTGCTAAATGTAAACATCCCGAAACTGAAAAAAGAAGAAATAAAAGGCATCAAAGTTTGCAGGCAAGCCCAAGCAAAATGGGAAGAAAGCTTTGATGAACGTGTAAATCCTCATGGTAAAAAATACTATTGGCTCACAGGTTATTTTAACAACCAAGACGAAGGAAAAGATGCCGATGAAAACGCACTTGCCGATGGTTACATCTCTGTAGTTCCCGTGAAATTTGATTTAACTGCCCACGAATATTTACAGGAATTGGGAGAGGTTTTGAATTCTTAA
- a CDS encoding DUF5686 family protein — MNYFKLLLVFTFLIPIVAFSQIKEKNIDAVVIKSSKKKLKKKDNPAYEILQQVWKHKKNNGLSQFQDYQYNEYEKIQVDVINLDSTFTQKKIFNKVDFIFKYADTVDNKLSLPIYFNETVYKNWGKKEPVKKEKKEVLANKASGFSSNEVVANTAKNLYKDINIYDNILNFFNIGFTSPVAKDGFMSYDYELLSDQNYNSVDCYRIKYTPKRKDVLSIYGMLYISKENYAVVRATLKSSKNLNVNFVNNFYNELDFDNPNDSIFLPKKNYQEIQMSILSKKDKSKSLVIKKNTTFSDYLFNQNLKDEVFEQKTEFLSDEQLQKDENFWEENRKTPLSESEKNIYVMMDELNNVPKFKRAVKLYETLASGYYNVGNAIDIGDLYSTIGFNDVEGFRVRVGARTFFSPNDMWRAAFYTAYGFKDGQIKYGFEARKMFNRDNRFTIGIGTRRDVMQLGAQLTTDEGIMTRSFASSGVLNSGNNFNLSSVNQTSAFAAIDPFKNFTVRLDATYQTIKSANPTKFSLDFYQNNQLFSELKDSKLALSITARPGAKFSQYGVDRYEHSTLAPTFVLKYTRGLEGVFNADFNYNKLQFYYYQPFLLKSFGRLILNVEAGKNFNTVPLALQNVIPGNQSYGLTPNTFSLLNYYEFVTDEYLSFQAEHHFNGKLLSYIPLIKKLKLREVAFYRTAIGSLSDASKNINSTNILLSAPHQKPYYEYGFGIENIGFGNIRMLRIDFNWRGNYLENPGAQKFGIKFGLQYNY; from the coding sequence ATGAACTATTTTAAACTACTTTTAGTCTTTACTTTTCTTATACCAATTGTAGCTTTTTCTCAGATTAAAGAGAAAAATATTGATGCAGTAGTTATAAAATCTTCAAAAAAGAAATTGAAGAAAAAAGACAATCCTGCATACGAAATCTTGCAACAAGTGTGGAAACACAAGAAAAACAATGGTCTTTCTCAGTTTCAAGACTATCAGTATAATGAGTACGAAAAAATACAGGTAGATGTTATTAATTTAGACAGTACTTTTACGCAAAAGAAAATTTTCAACAAAGTAGATTTTATTTTTAAATATGCGGATACTGTTGATAATAAATTGTCTTTACCTATTTATTTTAATGAAACGGTCTATAAAAATTGGGGTAAAAAAGAACCTGTAAAAAAAGAGAAAAAAGAAGTTTTAGCCAATAAAGCTTCAGGATTTTCTAGTAACGAAGTAGTCGCCAATACTGCTAAAAACCTTTATAAAGACATTAATATTTATGATAATATTCTGAATTTCTTTAACATAGGCTTTACAAGTCCTGTTGCGAAGGATGGTTTTATGAGTTATGATTATGAACTTTTATCAGACCAAAATTACAATAGTGTAGATTGTTATAGAATAAAATATACTCCAAAAAGAAAAGATGTTTTGTCTATTTATGGGATGTTGTATATTTCTAAAGAAAATTATGCGGTTGTAAGAGCTACTTTGAAATCTAGCAAAAACCTAAACGTAAATTTTGTGAACAATTTTTATAATGAGTTGGATTTTGATAACCCAAATGATAGTATTTTCTTGCCAAAGAAAAATTATCAGGAAATACAAATGTCTATCTTAAGTAAAAAAGACAAGTCTAAAAGCTTGGTAATCAAAAAGAATACTACTTTTTCTGATTATTTATTCAATCAAAATTTAAAAGATGAGGTATTTGAACAGAAAACGGAATTTCTAAGCGATGAACAGTTGCAAAAAGACGAAAATTTTTGGGAAGAAAACAGAAAAACACCACTTTCTGAATCAGAAAAGAACATTTATGTAATGATGGATGAGCTTAATAATGTTCCGAAATTTAAAAGAGCTGTAAAGCTTTATGAAACGCTTGCATCTGGCTATTACAACGTTGGGAACGCTATTGATATTGGCGATTTGTATTCTACCATTGGTTTTAATGATGTTGAAGGCTTTAGGGTGAGGGTTGGCGCAAGAACCTTTTTTTCGCCAAATGATATGTGGAGGGCTGCATTTTATACCGCCTACGGATTTAAAGACGGGCAGATAAAATACGGTTTCGAGGCCAGAAAAATGTTCAACCGAGATAATAGATTTACCATAGGAATTGGCACCAGAAGAGATGTAATGCAATTAGGCGCGCAACTTACTACAGATGAGGGAATTATGACGCGTTCTTTTGCCTCTTCAGGAGTTCTTAATTCAGGGAATAATTTTAATTTAAGTTCTGTAAATCAGACCAGTGCATTTGCAGCTATAGACCCTTTTAAAAATTTTACGGTAAGATTAGACGCAACATATCAAACCATAAAATCTGCCAATCCGACTAAATTTTCGCTGGATTTTTATCAAAATAACCAACTTTTTTCAGAACTTAAAGATAGTAAACTAGCACTGAGCATTACCGCAAGACCTGGCGCAAAATTCTCACAATATGGTGTAGATCGTTACGAACATAGTACTTTGGCGCCAACATTTGTTTTGAAATATACCAGAGGTTTAGAAGGCGTTTTCAATGCAGATTTTAATTACAATAAATTGCAGTTTTACTATTATCAGCCATTTTTATTGAAGAGTTTCGGAAGATTAATTCTGAATGTAGAAGCGGGTAAAAACTTCAATACGGTTCCTTTGGCTTTGCAAAATGTAATCCCAGGCAATCAATCTTACGGGCTTACGCCCAACACGTTTTCATTACTCAATTATTATGAATTTGTTACGGATGAGTACCTTAGTTTTCAGGCCGAACATCATTTTAATGGAAAATTACTTTCTTATATTCCCTTAATTAAAAAACTGAAATTGAGAGAAGTAGCATTTTACAGAACCGCAATCGGTAGTTTAAGCGATGCGTCTAAAAATATTAATTCTACCAATATCTTGCTTTCTGCGCCACATCAAAAACCTTATTACGAGTATGGCTTTGGGATTGAAAATATTGGTTTCGGGAACATCAGAATGCTGAGAATAGATTTCAATTGGAGAGGCAATTATTTAGAAAATCCAGGTGCACAAAAATTTGGGATTAAATTCGGATTACAGTATAATTATTAA
- a CDS encoding carboxy terminal-processing peptidase, protein MFKKFKLNKLLFFAPLITLMFCFNAPQNDDEKMQTIMISVKNTLSYLHYSPKPINDAYSADVYDKYMEMIDPGKRFFLQSEVDEFSKHRTKLDDYLNRGDLTFYKLTVDKLYDRTAEIEKYSQEILSKPINFEENDELILEPKLKKYPQNQEELKNEWKKFIKYNILQEIETLNAKEETQREKKDSVNRLKLKDTIKLEILTPAQKQVKATEEVKDLMTSMFKRFQKRKKMDWFSVYMNAYTEVFDPHTNYFSPQDKEDFDVNFAGKVIGIGATIQESKGKIKIGTLVVGAPAWKSKQISEGDEILKVQSKKGEEPINVTGMLVDEAVRFIRGEKGTEVVLTLKKKDGTIKEVKMIREEVAIEDTFARSIIINGANGKKYGFINLPSFNADFEDAKGRNASDDIKAELIKLKAQNVEGIILDLRNNGGGSLTEVVDIMGLFMNNGPVVQVKDGNGRVQVMRNKQNDPIWTGPLVIMQNELSASASEILAGAMKDYGRAVIVGSPNSFGKGTVQTFVELNRFLNSTDDFGSLKLTIQKFYRINGKSTQLKGVESDIPMKDVFSYEEIGERFDNYALPWDQVNSSSFTMSNPINVADLAKNSQSRMAQNKFYQLLLESAQWREKLDKEEKISLNLKDFEAVMKTRKAQIDKFKPLIKYNNGLNFALHADEVSRGKTDEVFAKKSENWMKNLKRDIYLQETVNIISDLK, encoded by the coding sequence ATGTTCAAAAAATTCAAACTCAATAAATTATTATTTTTCGCACCATTAATCACGCTCATGTTCTGTTTTAATGCACCACAGAATGATGACGAGAAGATGCAAACGATTATGATAAGTGTAAAAAATACGCTTTCTTATCTGCATTATTCGCCTAAACCGATTAATGATGCTTATTCTGCTGATGTTTATGATAAATACATGGAAATGATAGACCCAGGAAAAAGATTTTTCTTGCAGTCAGAAGTAGATGAATTCAGTAAACACAGAACCAAATTAGATGATTATCTGAACAGAGGTGATTTAACTTTTTATAAGTTGACGGTTGATAAATTGTACGACAGAACCGCAGAAATTGAAAAATATTCTCAGGAAATCTTGAGCAAACCGATTAATTTTGAAGAAAATGATGAATTAATTCTGGAACCAAAACTGAAGAAATATCCACAGAATCAAGAAGAATTAAAAAACGAGTGGAAAAAATTCATCAAGTACAATATTCTTCAAGAAATAGAAACGCTCAATGCGAAAGAAGAAACGCAACGTGAGAAGAAAGACAGTGTAAACCGTCTGAAACTGAAAGATACCATTAAGTTAGAAATTCTTACACCTGCGCAGAAACAAGTAAAAGCGACGGAAGAAGTAAAAGATCTAATGACTTCTATGTTTAAGAGATTCCAAAAACGTAAAAAAATGGATTGGTTCTCTGTTTACATGAACGCTTACACCGAAGTTTTTGATCCGCATACCAATTATTTTTCACCTCAAGACAAAGAAGATTTTGATGTGAATTTCGCAGGAAAAGTCATTGGAATTGGTGCAACGATTCAAGAAAGCAAAGGAAAAATAAAAATCGGAACATTGGTAGTTGGCGCTCCCGCTTGGAAATCGAAACAAATTTCAGAAGGAGACGAAATTCTAAAAGTTCAGTCTAAAAAAGGAGAAGAACCGATTAATGTAACGGGAATGTTGGTAGATGAAGCGGTGCGTTTTATCCGTGGCGAAAAAGGAACAGAAGTAGTTCTTACGCTCAAGAAAAAAGACGGAACCATCAAAGAAGTGAAAATGATTCGTGAAGAAGTAGCGATAGAAGACACTTTTGCGAGAAGTATCATCATCAATGGAGCGAATGGTAAAAAATATGGATTCATCAATTTACCAAGTTTCAATGCAGATTTTGAAGATGCTAAAGGAAGAAATGCTTCAGACGATATAAAAGCAGAGCTCATTAAACTAAAAGCTCAAAATGTAGAAGGAATTATCCTTGATTTAAGAAATAACGGAGGCGGTTCTCTTACCGAAGTGGTAGATATTATGGGACTTTTCATGAATAACGGACCTGTAGTTCAAGTAAAAGACGGAAACGGTAGAGTTCAAGTGATGAGAAACAAACAAAATGACCCAATTTGGACTGGGCCTTTGGTAATCATGCAAAACGAACTTTCGGCTTCTGCTTCTGAAATTTTAGCAGGTGCGATGAAAGATTACGGAAGAGCAGTGATTGTTGGTTCTCCTAATTCGTTCGGGAAAGGAACAGTGCAGACTTTCGTAGAACTGAATAGGTTTTTAAATAGTACGGATGATTTCGGCTCACTGAAATTAACCATTCAGAAATTCTATAGAATTAATGGAAAATCTACCCAGTTAAAAGGTGTAGAGTCTGATATCCCGATGAAAGATGTATTCTCTTATGAAGAAATCGGCGAAAGATTTGATAATTATGCTTTACCTTGGGATCAAGTAAACTCTAGCAGTTTTACGATGAGTAATCCAATAAATGTTGCAGATTTGGCTAAAAACAGTCAGTCAAGAATGGCTCAAAATAAATTTTATCAATTATTGCTAGAATCTGCACAATGGAGAGAAAAATTAGACAAAGAAGAAAAGATTTCTCTTAATCTAAAAGATTTTGAAGCAGTGATGAAAACCAGAAAAGCACAGATTGATAAATTCAAACCATTGATTAAATACAATAACGGATTAAACTTTGCCCTTCATGCAGACGAAGTTTCTAGAGGAAAAACCGATGAGGTTTTCGCAAAAAAATCTGAAAACTGGATGAAAAATCTGAAAAGAGATATTTACCTTCAAGAAACTGTAAATATTATCTCTGATTTAAAATAA
- a CDS encoding methylated-DNA--[protein]-cysteine S-methyltransferase: MNMLYTKSYETPLGKMVAFANQNALLLLDFEDSKYFEKHMEEISQGYGVIKTSNNRVLKLLEKELSQYFKGKLTKFTVPVEFTGTDFQKKVWEELQNISFGEYRSYQSQADAMKRPKSVRAVANANSRNKLCLVVPCHRVIGKNLSLTGYAGGVDRKAALFKLEGIELKF, from the coding sequence ATGAACATGCTGTACACCAAATCATACGAAACTCCTCTAGGTAAAATGGTGGCTTTTGCCAATCAAAATGCCTTGCTTCTTCTCGATTTTGAAGATTCTAAATATTTTGAAAAGCACATGGAAGAAATTTCGCAAGGTTATGGCGTCATCAAAACATCCAATAACAGAGTTTTAAAACTTCTGGAAAAGGAATTGAGCCAATATTTCAAAGGAAAATTGACAAAATTTACCGTTCCTGTGGAATTTACGGGTACAGATTTTCAGAAAAAGGTTTGGGAAGAATTGCAGAACATTAGTTTTGGAGAATATAGAAGTTATCAGTCTCAGGCTGATGCCATGAAACGCCCAAAATCGGTAAGAGCTGTTGCCAATGCCAATTCTAGAAACAAATTATGCTTAGTGGTTCCTTGTCACAGAGTAATCGGTAAAAATCTTTCATTAACGGGTTATGCTGGTGGCGTCGATAGAAAAGCGGCGCTTTTTAAACTTGAAGGAATAGAATTAAAATTCTAA
- a CDS encoding FeoA family protein, whose product MQTNISNKLCCFPRNKKGKIKGYDNENLQMPNKIIEMGLLPETSFVILHQAPFSGPLYIEYGEEKTRVALREEEARFIFVEPEN is encoded by the coding sequence TTGCAGACAAATATTTCAAATAAATTGTGCTGTTTTCCTCGAAATAAAAAGGGGAAAATCAAAGGTTATGATAACGAAAACTTGCAGATGCCCAATAAGATAATCGAAATGGGATTATTGCCAGAAACATCATTTGTTATCTTACATCAAGCGCCTTTTAGCGGTCCTCTGTACATAGAATACGGAGAAGAAAAAACGAGAGTTGCTCTTCGTGAAGAAGAAGCGAGATTTATTTTCGTAGAACCAGAAAATTAA